The following proteins are encoded in a genomic region of Acidimicrobiales bacterium:
- a CDS encoding geranylgeranyl reductase family protein, protein MLAVDVAVVGAGPAGVAAAVDLARAGRDVLLVDKAVFPRDKCCGDGLTTGALRRLEALGLDPSSLPSWQAVDDVVVRGPSGHEVRFPLPREHGTFAAVVPRAELDAALVALARQAGVRVAEGQACTGAALEGDHLVLHIGSLGPVAARYAVGADGMWSPLRKLLGADEAGYLGEWHAFRQYVTNVGPRATSELVVWFEPDLLPGYAWSFPLAGGRANVGFGIQRGGKVATRDMKALWPALLDRPHIRAVLGPDARLEGSHKAWPIPARVGGLPLSAAGGRALFVGDAAAATDPLTGEGIGQALQTGALAAQAIVAAGALAPEVAAERYARSVARELAPDAAMSRLLVRAIRHRRGVRWALRVAGAIPWTRRSFARWLFEDYPRALVATPSRWGVHSMSGPGAWQT, encoded by the coding sequence GTGCTCGCCGTCGATGTCGCCGTGGTGGGTGCCGGGCCGGCCGGCGTGGCCGCAGCCGTCGACCTGGCTCGGGCCGGCCGCGACGTGCTGCTGGTGGACAAGGCCGTGTTCCCTCGCGACAAGTGCTGTGGCGATGGCCTCACCACCGGCGCCCTCCGCCGCCTGGAGGCGCTCGGCCTCGACCCCTCCTCCCTACCGTCGTGGCAGGCGGTCGACGACGTCGTGGTCCGAGGCCCCTCCGGACACGAGGTGCGGTTCCCCCTGCCGCGCGAACACGGGACCTTCGCCGCCGTGGTGCCCCGTGCCGAGCTCGACGCCGCGCTCGTGGCCCTGGCACGCCAGGCCGGGGTCCGCGTCGCTGAGGGCCAGGCCTGCACCGGCGCGGCCCTCGAAGGGGACCACCTCGTCCTCCACATCGGCTCCCTCGGCCCGGTTGCGGCGCGCTACGCCGTCGGGGCTGACGGCATGTGGTCGCCGTTGCGGAAGCTGCTGGGGGCCGACGAGGCCGGCTACCTGGGCGAGTGGCACGCCTTCCGCCAGTACGTGACCAACGTCGGTCCCCGGGCCACCTCCGAGCTCGTGGTCTGGTTCGAGCCCGACCTCCTGCCCGGCTACGCGTGGTCGTTCCCCCTCGCCGGGGGCCGGGCCAACGTGGGCTTCGGCATCCAGCGCGGAGGGAAGGTGGCGACGAGGGACATGAAGGCGCTCTGGCCGGCGCTGCTCGATCGCCCCCACATCCGAGCCGTCCTCGGACCCGATGCCCGCCTCGAGGGCAGCCACAAGGCGTGGCCCATCCCGGCCCGCGTCGGTGGGCTCCCCCTGAGCGCGGCCGGTGGCCGGGCCCTGTTCGTGGGCGACGCCGCCGCCGCCACCGACCCCCTCACCGGGGAGGGCATCGGCCAGGCCCTCCAGACCGGGGCGCTAGCCGCCCAAGCCATCGTGGCGGCGGGGGCCCTCGCGCCGGAGGTCGCAGCCGAGCGCTACGCGCGATCCGTCGCCCGGGAGCTCGCGCCCGACGCCGCCATGTCGCGGCTGCTCGTGCGGGCGATCCGCCACCGTCGGGGCGTCCGGTGGGCGCTCCGCGTGGCCGGGGCCATCCCCTGGACCCGGCGGAGCTTCGCCCGCTGGCTGTTCGAGGACTACCCCCGCGCCCTGGTGGCCACCCCGAGCCGGTGGGGTGTCCACAGCATGTCCGGGCCAGGGGCCTGGCAGACCTGA
- a CDS encoding PEP-utilizing enzyme yields MSELERWVTDNEPSEKYPIYTRANAGEVYPDPVSPLSGSMAIINAGEAGWRDTYVRYGTADRDEFEVDRPNTIGCFGGYFFLNMSLTRIYGVRFPGLTPEMVDLQYFGEMPGIPSYESEARPTDESPKHTALLQEWLETWIFARDDLPELRDDARQMERLIASRPPFDQLGDQELVDHARSFTPLYRRLFCRHISTSAASGVGTGTVAGVCGELGEPGLTMTLVAGLGDVDSAAPSMALWALGRQVAGSAALTAAFDAGLDGLLDRVRAERGDDVAAFLAGVDDFIARFGARGPNEWELRSHTWGTRPALFLAAVDRMRHASERQSPVEQLASRRIEADEAAAKVMSMLEQTPDEVKMQFQAGLRAARLFLAGRERSKTNNIKLVHEMRLPLREVGRRWVEAGHLDNIEQVFMFLDEELDDVVEDPAAWGDLARTRERQYLELFELEPPFVLDTRNGIPPLSSWARRDAADQTRSEVGTTLAGIPGCPGTATGRARVVLDPSDPTALEPGDILVAPVTDPAWTPLFVSAGAVVVDVGAQITHAVIVSRELGIPCVVSVTGATHKIPDGALITVDGTAGTVTIDELP; encoded by the coding sequence ATGAGCGAGCTCGAGCGATGGGTCACCGACAACGAGCCCAGCGAGAAGTACCCGATCTACACCCGGGCCAACGCCGGTGAGGTGTACCCGGACCCGGTCTCACCGCTGTCGGGCTCGATGGCCATCATCAACGCCGGCGAGGCCGGCTGGCGCGACACCTACGTCCGCTACGGGACCGCCGACCGCGACGAGTTCGAGGTCGACCGGCCCAACACCATCGGCTGCTTCGGTGGCTACTTCTTCCTCAACATGTCGCTCACCCGGATCTACGGGGTCCGCTTCCCGGGCCTCACGCCCGAGATGGTCGACCTCCAGTACTTCGGCGAGATGCCCGGGATCCCGTCCTACGAGAGCGAGGCTCGACCCACCGACGAGAGCCCGAAGCACACCGCCCTCCTGCAGGAGTGGCTCGAGACGTGGATCTTCGCCCGCGACGACCTCCCCGAGCTGCGCGACGACGCCCGCCAGATGGAGCGCCTCATCGCCTCCCGCCCGCCGTTCGACCAGCTCGGCGACCAGGAGCTCGTCGACCATGCCCGGTCGTTCACGCCCCTCTACCGGCGCTTGTTCTGCCGCCACATCTCGACCTCGGCGGCGTCGGGGGTGGGCACCGGCACGGTCGCCGGCGTGTGCGGCGAGCTCGGTGAGCCGGGCCTCACCATGACCCTCGTGGCGGGACTCGGCGACGTCGACTCGGCGGCACCCTCGATGGCGCTGTGGGCGCTCGGTCGCCAGGTGGCCGGGTCGGCCGCGCTCACCGCCGCGTTCGACGCGGGCCTCGACGGCCTCCTCGACCGCGTGCGGGCGGAACGGGGCGATGACGTGGCCGCGTTCCTGGCCGGTGTCGACGACTTCATCGCCCGGTTCGGCGCGCGCGGCCCGAACGAGTGGGAGCTGCGCTCCCACACCTGGGGCACCAGGCCGGCGTTGTTCCTCGCCGCCGTCGACCGCATGCGCCATGCGTCCGAGCGCCAGTCTCCGGTGGAGCAGCTGGCTTCTCGACGGATCGAGGCCGACGAGGCAGCGGCCAAGGTCATGTCGATGCTCGAGCAGACGCCCGACGAGGTGAAGATGCAGTTCCAGGCCGGCCTGCGCGCCGCCCGCCTCTTCCTGGCCGGCCGCGAGCGGAGCAAGACCAACAACATCAAGCTCGTGCACGAGATGCGACTCCCGCTCCGCGAGGTCGGCCGGCGATGGGTCGAGGCCGGGCACCTCGACAACATCGAGCAGGTCTTCATGTTCCTCGACGAGGAGCTCGACGACGTGGTCGAGGATCCCGCTGCCTGGGGAGACCTGGCCCGGACGCGCGAGCGGCAGTACCTTGAGCTGTTCGAGCTCGAGCCGCCCTTCGTGCTCGACACGCGCAACGGGATCCCGCCGCTGTCGTCCTGGGCACGCCGGGACGCCGCCGACCAGACCAGGTCCGAGGTCGGCACGACGCTCGCCGGCATCCCCGGCTGCCCCGGCACGGCCACCGGCCGGGCACGGGTGGTGCTCGACCCTTCCGACCCCACGGCCCTCGAGCCGGGCGACATCCTCGTGGCCCCGGTCACCGACCCCGCGTGGACGCCGCTGTTCGTCTCGGCGGGCGCGGTGGTCGTCGACGTGGGCGCCCAGATCACCCACGCGGTGATCGTCAGCCGCGAGCTCGGCATCCCCTGCGTCGTCTCGGTCACCGGCGCCACCCACAAGATCCCCGATGGTGCCCTCATCACCGTCGACGGCACCGCCGGCACCGTGACCATCGACGAGCTCCCGTAG
- a CDS encoding VanW family protein translates to MALLFVAWFLDERLADARVPRNTELAGVAIGGLSRAGLEPVVTRLSERYDGAEVVLRSDGAELRLTGSDLGVSLNREATIDQALATGADRPLLRRSLDWLTSFVTPRRAPVEVSVDRSLVVEVVEERDPTGRAEPIEPSIDGRDGRIEVVRGEPGRGLSGSAVADALPSAARNGDLPVVLEVEPVALPPRFPDADARLLAKQTREMTAAPMPVAAGEVEALVSVEVQRGWVGSVATETRIVLDLDRDQILTDLEDLLGDAGQDAVDATVRVEGGEVVVVPGRDGTACCAPVAADRVVDALHDSNVSTVRLPLRDVSPRRTTADARELGIVEPIGSFTTRYSAGQSRNQNIQRMADLVRGFVMEPGDRFSINGHVGERTRAKGFTDGGEIRNGVLETAVGGGVSQFATTAFNAAFFAGLEIPEYQMHSLYFSRYPYGREATLSFPKPDLVLENNTEHGVLVWPTYTDTSITVTLFGTPTFHAEQTGQTERPAGDCTRVTTERTRTRIAGGSPSIDRFHAVYRPEEGVSCR, encoded by the coding sequence GTGGCCCTCCTGTTCGTCGCCTGGTTCCTCGACGAGCGGCTCGCCGACGCCCGCGTCCCCCGGAACACCGAGCTGGCGGGTGTCGCCATCGGTGGGCTGTCGCGGGCCGGCCTGGAGCCGGTGGTCACCCGCCTGAGCGAACGCTACGACGGCGCGGAGGTCGTGCTCCGCAGCGATGGTGCCGAGCTGCGCCTCACGGGCTCGGACCTCGGGGTATCGCTGAACCGGGAGGCGACCATCGACCAAGCGCTGGCGACCGGCGCCGACCGGCCGCTGCTGCGCCGGTCGCTGGACTGGTTGACGTCGTTCGTGACGCCGCGCCGGGCCCCGGTCGAGGTGAGCGTCGACCGCTCACTTGTCGTCGAGGTTGTGGAGGAGCGGGACCCCACCGGCAGGGCGGAGCCGATCGAGCCCTCGATCGACGGAAGAGACGGGAGGATCGAGGTGGTCCGGGGCGAGCCCGGCCGGGGCCTCTCCGGCAGCGCCGTCGCCGATGCCCTGCCCTCGGCGGCGCGGAACGGCGACCTCCCCGTCGTGCTCGAGGTCGAGCCCGTCGCCCTCCCGCCCCGGTTCCCCGACGCCGACGCCCGCCTGCTGGCCAAGCAAACCCGTGAGATGACGGCGGCACCGATGCCGGTCGCGGCGGGCGAGGTCGAGGCACTGGTGTCCGTCGAGGTCCAGCGGGGCTGGGTGGGCTCCGTCGCCACGGAGACCCGCATCGTCCTGGATCTCGATCGCGACCAGATCCTCACCGACCTGGAAGACCTGCTCGGAGACGCCGGCCAGGACGCCGTCGACGCCACCGTCCGCGTCGAGGGCGGCGAGGTCGTCGTCGTCCCCGGCCGCGATGGCACCGCCTGCTGTGCGCCGGTGGCCGCCGACCGCGTCGTCGACGCGCTGCACGACTCGAACGTGAGCACCGTCCGCCTCCCCCTGCGAGACGTCTCGCCTCGTCGCACGACCGCCGACGCGCGCGAGCTGGGGATCGTGGAGCCCATCGGGTCGTTCACGACCCGCTACAGCGCCGGGCAGTCGAGGAACCAGAACATCCAGCGCATGGCCGACCTGGTGCGGGGCTTCGTGATGGAGCCCGGCGACCGGTTCTCGATCAACGGCCACGTCGGCGAGCGGACCCGGGCGAAGGGCTTCACCGACGGGGGCGAGATCCGCAACGGCGTCCTGGAGACCGCCGTGGGCGGGGGCGTGTCGCAGTTCGCCACCACGGCCTTCAACGCCGCCTTCTTCGCCGGCCTCGAGATCCCCGAGTACCAGATGCACTCCCTCTACTTCTCCCGCTACCCCTACGGGCGGGAGGCGACGCTGTCGTTCCCCAAGCCCGACCTGGTGCTGGAGAACAACACCGAGCACGGCGTGCTGGTCTGGCCGACCTACACCGACACCTCGATCACGGTGACCCTCTTCGGCACACCGACCTTCCACGCCGAGCAGACCGGCCAGACCGAGCGCCCGGCAGGGGACTGCACGCGGGTGACCACCGAGCGGACGCGGACACGCATCGCCGGGGGTTCGCCGAGCATCGACCGATTCCATGCCGTGTACCGGCCCGAGGAAGGTGTGAGCTGCCGATGA
- the nucS gene encoding endonuclease NucS produces MRLVIATCSVDYEGRLSAHLPPATRLLMVKADGSISIHADDRAYKPLNWMNPPCRISEEPDRWVVTSPKGERLTIHLESVHTDVTHALGVDPGLQKDGVEAHLQVLLAANPEVLGDGLSLVRREYPTDIGPVDLLCRDAEGAAVAVEVKRRGDIDGVEQLTRYLERLDRDSRLRPVRGIFAAQQIKPQARVLATDRGITCVEVDYDDLRGIESDTLTLF; encoded by the coding sequence ATGCGACTCGTCATCGCCACCTGCTCGGTCGACTACGAGGGCCGCCTCAGCGCCCACCTGCCGCCGGCCACCCGGCTCCTGATGGTGAAGGCCGACGGCTCGATCTCCATCCACGCCGACGACCGCGCCTACAAGCCGCTCAACTGGATGAACCCGCCGTGTCGGATCTCCGAGGAGCCCGACCGGTGGGTGGTCACCAGCCCCAAGGGTGAGCGCCTCACCATCCACCTCGAGTCGGTCCACACCGACGTGACCCACGCCCTCGGCGTCGACCCCGGCCTCCAGAAGGACGGCGTCGAGGCCCACCTCCAGGTCCTGCTGGCGGCCAACCCCGAGGTGCTCGGCGACGGCCTGAGCCTCGTGCGGCGCGAGTACCCGACCGACATCGGCCCCGTCGACCTCCTGTGCCGCGACGCCGAGGGCGCCGCGGTCGCCGTCGAGGTCAAGCGTCGCGGTGACATCGACGGGGTGGAGCAGCTCACCCGCTACCTCGAGCGCCTCGACCGCGACTCCCGCCTGCGGCCCGTCCGAGGCATCTTCGCCGCCCAGCAGATCAAGCCTCAGGCGCGCGTGCTCGCCACCGACCGGGGCATCACCTGCGTCGAGGTCGACTACGACGACCTGCGTGGCATCGAGTCCGACACCCTCACGCTCTTCTAG
- a CDS encoding S8 family serine peptidase, giving the protein MITLPRIGDRRRRRGLLAGILAAALILPPAALLPAAAAEVPSASIVRGPSAPAVAEAVTTAGGDVGQVLSSLGAVSADLTPTAARRLAAAGYEVTPDADVAPTSTETSTLTDDDLAALQLSAVNGGADPEAGDGVGVALIDTGLQGGNPAFGDVRSGPDFSAEDDGDDASDTDLHGHGTFMAGLIAGGEAGEVVATGLAPGAHLVPIKVAGADGSTSLSRILAAFDWAIEHQGTYEIGVLSLSFGLDAPPAAVDPLVAAVEVAWASGLTVVASAGNDPNSVTSPGWAPWIITVGALDHVTATVPDWSGTGIVHGARKPELVAPGVGVVSHRVAGSTIDARLDSDSDSPYLRGNGTSMATALTAGAAAVYLSAHPDATPWAVKRALTATSTPVDGSDAGALDLGNALLVDLDAEPLHPGAGISGPADPALGLGSADDPGGPWAGTRWSDLHWDGTRWSGTRWSGTRWSGTRWSGDAWESWFQGTRWSGTRWSGTRWSGTRWSGIDWDGTRWSGTRWSGTRWSGTRWSGTRWSGTRWSALSWEASPT; this is encoded by the coding sequence GTGATCACCCTGCCTCGAATCGGGGACCGCCGGCGACGCCGCGGTCTCCTTGCCGGCATCCTGGCGGCGGCCCTCATCCTGCCGCCCGCCGCCCTCCTCCCGGCCGCCGCCGCCGAGGTCCCGTCAGCATCCATCGTCCGGGGACCGTCGGCTCCCGCCGTGGCCGAGGCCGTCACGACCGCGGGCGGCGACGTGGGCCAGGTGCTGTCGTCCCTCGGCGCCGTCAGCGCCGACCTGACGCCCACCGCGGCACGTCGCCTCGCCGCCGCGGGCTACGAGGTCACCCCCGACGCCGACGTGGCGCCCACCTCCACCGAGACCAGCACGCTGACCGACGACGACCTCGCCGCCTTGCAGCTCTCGGCCGTCAACGGTGGGGCCGACCCCGAGGCCGGGGATGGTGTCGGCGTTGCCCTCATCGACACCGGCCTGCAGGGCGGCAACCCGGCCTTCGGTGACGTTCGCTCCGGCCCCGACTTCAGCGCCGAGGACGACGGGGATGACGCCTCCGACACCGACCTCCACGGCCACGGCACCTTCATGGCCGGCCTCATCGCCGGCGGTGAGGCCGGCGAGGTCGTCGCCACCGGCCTGGCCCCTGGAGCCCACCTCGTCCCCATCAAGGTCGCCGGTGCCGACGGCAGCACCAGCCTGTCGCGCATCCTCGCCGCCTTCGACTGGGCCATCGAGCACCAGGGCACCTACGAGATCGGCGTGCTCAGCCTCTCCTTCGGCCTCGACGCCCCGCCGGCGGCGGTCGACCCCCTCGTGGCTGCCGTCGAGGTCGCCTGGGCCTCGGGCCTGACTGTGGTCGCCTCCGCCGGCAACGACCCGAACAGCGTCACCTCGCCGGGCTGGGCACCCTGGATCATCACCGTCGGCGCCCTGGACCACGTCACGGCCACGGTCCCCGACTGGTCGGGGACCGGCATCGTCCACGGTGCCCGCAAGCCCGAGCTGGTCGCCCCGGGCGTCGGTGTCGTCTCCCATCGGGTCGCCGGGTCCACCATCGACGCCCGGCTCGACTCCGACTCCGACAGCCCCTACCTCCGGGGAAACGGCACCTCGATGGCCACCGCCCTCACCGCCGGGGCTGCCGCCGTCTACCTCTCCGCCCACCCCGACGCCACCCCGTGGGCCGTCAAGCGGGCGCTGACCGCGACGAGCACCCCGGTCGACGGCTCCGACGCCGGTGCCCTGGACCTCGGGAATGCCCTGTTGGTGGACCTCGACGCTGAGCCCCTCCACCCCGGCGCTGGGATCAGCGGCCCCGCCGACCCCGCCCTGGGCCTGGGCTCCGCCGACGACCCCGGTGGCCCGTGGGCCGGCACCCGCTGGAGCGACCTCCACTGGGACGGCACGCGTTGGTCCGGCACCCGCTGGTCCGGCACCCGCTGGTCCGGCACCCGCTGGAGCGGTGACGCCTGGGAGAGCTGGTTCCAGGGCACCCGTTGGAGCGGCACCCGCTGGTCCGGAACCCGCTGGTCAGGCACCCGCTGGAGCGGGATCGACTGGGACGGCACCCGCTGGTCCGGGACCCGTTGGAGCGGCACCCGTTGGAGCGGCACCCGCTGGTCGGGCACCCGCTGGTCGGGCACCCGCTGGAGCGCGCTCAGCTGGGAAGCATCCCCGACGTGA
- a CDS encoding MaoC/PaaZ C-terminal domain-containing protein, which yields MPIDPSAVGATAGPVERSWNSKDALLYAVGVGAGTEELAYTTENSRGIEQLVLPTFAVIAGGGASAMGQVGEIDFTQLVHGEQAFELKRPIPVEGTVSTTSEITGIYDKGKGAVIVSEATSTDTSSGEVLFTTRSSVFIRGAGGFGGERGPSGPRNVPPERAPDHQVTYPTSPHQALVYRLSGDRNPLHSDPTFAEMAGFDRPILHGLCTYGVTGRALLHVLCQSEAGRFRSMEGRFSAPVFPGDDLTVSIWDLGSGEALFTTATGDGRTVIDQGRVTYDS from the coding sequence ATGCCGATCGACCCGTCCGCCGTCGGAGCCACAGCCGGGCCCGTGGAACGGTCGTGGAACTCGAAGGACGCCCTGCTCTACGCCGTCGGCGTTGGCGCGGGCACCGAGGAGCTGGCCTACACCACCGAGAACAGCCGGGGGATCGAGCAACTGGTGCTGCCGACCTTCGCCGTGATCGCCGGCGGGGGTGCGTCCGCCATGGGCCAGGTGGGAGAGATCGATTTCACCCAGCTCGTCCACGGCGAGCAGGCCTTCGAGCTGAAGCGCCCGATCCCCGTCGAGGGCACCGTCTCGACGACGTCGGAGATCACCGGCATCTACGACAAGGGGAAGGGCGCGGTGATCGTCTCCGAGGCGACCTCCACCGACACCTCCAGCGGTGAGGTCCTCTTCACCACCCGATCGTCCGTGTTCATCCGGGGTGCCGGGGGCTTCGGTGGCGAGCGAGGGCCGTCGGGGCCGCGCAACGTGCCGCCCGAGCGGGCGCCGGACCACCAGGTCACCTATCCCACCTCGCCGCACCAGGCGCTCGTCTACCGACTGTCCGGCGACCGCAACCCCCTGCACTCTGACCCCACCTTCGCCGAGATGGCCGGCTTCGACCGGCCGATCCTCCACGGCCTGTGCACCTACGGCGTGACCGGGCGCGCCCTCCTGCACGTGCTGTGCCAGAGCGAGGCGGGTCGCTTCCGGTCGATGGAGGGTCGCTTCTCGGCTCCGGTCTTCCCCGGCGACGACCTCACGGTCTCGATCTGGGACCTCGGGTCCGGCGAGGCGCTGTTCACCACCGCCACCGGCGACGGCCGCACGGTGATCGACCAGGGCCGGGTCACCTACGACTCCTGA
- a CDS encoding DUF402 domain-containing protein, whose product MAESRRWEPGEIIVRREVLGLSPIEEAGSPPSFAGTSWFACPVHVVEDSEEQLVTFISPGAEFAFPDGDWPTPDGRHPWGGRSAWVGHGCLMVQRPGEHHAIWHLWEGPDRSLACWYVNLQTAFRRTALGYDTQDLELDIVVLPDGTWSFKDLEVLDDRVAEGRYSGELVEWVVALGNQLGARLDAGERWWDPTWASWTPDPAWADAPLPEGWATGG is encoded by the coding sequence GTGGCTGAGTCTCGCCGGTGGGAGCCCGGGGAGATCATCGTGCGACGGGAGGTCCTCGGGCTCAGCCCCATCGAGGAGGCGGGATCGCCGCCGTCGTTCGCCGGCACGTCGTGGTTCGCCTGCCCCGTGCACGTGGTGGAGGACTCCGAAGAGCAGCTGGTGACCTTCATCTCCCCGGGCGCCGAGTTCGCCTTCCCCGACGGCGACTGGCCGACCCCGGACGGGCGCCACCCGTGGGGGGGTCGGTCGGCGTGGGTCGGGCACGGCTGCCTCATGGTCCAGCGTCCGGGGGAGCACCACGCGATCTGGCACCTGTGGGAGGGGCCCGACCGTTCGCTGGCGTGCTGGTACGTCAACCTGCAGACCGCCTTCCGTCGCACCGCGCTCGGCTACGACACCCAGGATCTCGAGCTGGACATCGTCGTCCTGCCCGACGGCACCTGGTCGTTCAAGGACCTCGAGGTGTTGGACGACCGGGTGGCGGAGGGCCGCTACTCGGGCGAGCTCGTCGAGTGGGTGGTGGCGCTCGGCAACCAGCTCGGCGCGCGCCTCGACGCCGGCGAGCGGTGGTGGGACCCGACGTGGGCCAGCTGGACACCGGACCCGGCATGGGCGGATGCCCCGCTTCCGGAGGGTTGGGCGACGGGTGGCTGA
- a CDS encoding AarF/UbiB family protein produces the protein MTETTGGHPTDLSVGSFSDTAPWLVEPDRLRWLTGLDRVRARTRAEVPLLTRRQRIPPLGRLLATIRHLGLPLATWAVRERRAGQAASRAGLSRRLRAAAETLGPTYIKLGQIISAGEGLFPEELVGEFKHLRDRVPAEPWDVVERVVVEELGRPIDEVFASFDRTPLAAASIAQVHRATLRDAADGVPGAEVVVKVQRPQVASLVRRDLQVMSWIAPTLVGRIPVASLANPPALVELFADTISEELDFRLEAENMLDLARVLADLGQRHFVVPRPHPTLITRRVLVMERLSGFAFDDVVGMKDAGLDTEAVVRGGMIGFLEGAMLHGIFHGDLHGGNLFVMADGRTALLDHGITGRLDEVRRLAFLRLLMGAVTNDVRSQLDALVDLGALPPDTDLDAVIRDLRLDQAPVDPITMTGDELVNELRTVVKALLGYGARMPKELMLFIKNMVFLDGAIASLAPDLDLFAEIGEVANHFALTHGERLTADIGLDPREVQVDLAGMKASMGIPAETEGLTYRDLQERREIIRKRLAGRERRGRRRG, from the coding sequence GTGACCGAGACGACCGGAGGCCACCCGACCGATCTCTCGGTCGGCTCGTTCAGCGACACCGCGCCCTGGCTGGTCGAGCCCGACCGGCTCCGCTGGCTGACCGGCCTCGACCGCGTGCGGGCCCGCACCCGAGCCGAGGTGCCACTGCTCACCCGTCGCCAGCGGATCCCGCCCCTCGGCCGCCTGCTCGCCACCATCCGCCACCTCGGTCTCCCGCTCGCCACCTGGGCCGTCCGCGAGCGACGGGCCGGACAGGCTGCGTCGCGGGCCGGGCTCTCCCGCCGGCTCCGGGCCGCGGCCGAGACGCTCGGGCCCACGTACATCAAGCTGGGCCAGATCATCTCCGCCGGCGAGGGCCTGTTCCCGGAGGAGCTGGTGGGCGAGTTCAAGCACCTCCGCGACCGCGTGCCGGCCGAGCCCTGGGACGTCGTCGAGCGGGTCGTGGTGGAGGAGCTGGGCCGCCCCATCGACGAGGTCTTCGCCTCCTTCGACCGCACGCCACTCGCCGCCGCGTCGATCGCCCAGGTCCACCGCGCCACCCTGCGCGACGCCGCCGACGGCGTTCCCGGCGCCGAGGTCGTGGTCAAGGTCCAGCGACCGCAGGTGGCATCGCTGGTGCGGCGCGACCTCCAGGTCATGTCGTGGATCGCCCCCACCCTGGTCGGGCGCATCCCGGTGGCGTCGCTGGCGAACCCCCCGGCGCTGGTCGAGCTCTTCGCCGACACCATCAGCGAGGAGCTCGACTTCCGCCTCGAGGCCGAGAACATGCTCGACCTGGCTCGGGTGCTCGCCGACCTCGGGCAGCGCCACTTCGTCGTCCCCCGCCCGCACCCCACGTTGATCACCCGGCGGGTCCTCGTCATGGAGCGCCTCTCGGGGTTCGCCTTCGACGACGTGGTGGGCATGAAGGACGCCGGCCTCGACACCGAGGCCGTGGTCCGGGGTGGGATGATCGGCTTCCTCGAGGGCGCCATGCTCCACGGCATCTTCCACGGCGACCTCCACGGCGGGAACCTCTTCGTGATGGCCGACGGCCGCACCGCCCTGCTCGACCACGGGATCACGGGGCGCCTCGACGAGGTGCGCCGCCTGGCGTTCCTCCGGCTGCTCATGGGTGCCGTCACCAACGACGTCCGCTCCCAGCTCGATGCACTCGTCGACCTCGGCGCCCTCCCGCCCGACACCGACCTCGACGCGGTCATCCGCGACCTCCGGCTCGACCAGGCGCCGGTCGACCCCATCACCATGACCGGCGACGAGCTCGTCAACGAGCTGCGCACCGTCGTGAAGGCGCTGCTGGGCTACGGCGCCCGCATGCCGAAGGAGCTGATGCTCTTCATCAAGAACATGGTCTTCCTCGACGGGGCCATCGCCTCCCTCGCCCCCGACCTCGATCTCTTCGCCGAGATCGGCGAGGTGGCCAACCACTTCGCCCTGACCCACGGCGAGCGGCTCACCGCCGACATCGGCCTCGACCCCCGGGAGGTCCAGGTCGACCTCGCCGGCATGAAGGCGAGCATGGGGATCCCCGCCGAGACCGAGGGCCTCACCTACCGCGACCTCCAGGAGCGGCGGGAGATCATCCGCAAGCGCCTCGCCGGCCGGGAGCGGCGCGGCCGCCGCCGGGGCTGA